A single window of Debaryomyces hansenii CBS767 chromosome F complete sequence DNA harbors:
- a CDS encoding DEHA2F19734p (weakly similar to gnl|GLV|YALI0F24167g Yarrowia lipolytica YALI0F24167g): MSSTELPAQAFLARLSNRPALAALNGLISSFPVIKVFTSNAVPIMVYREQQQKKEDK; the protein is encoded by the coding sequence ATGTCCTCTACCGAGTTACCAGCGCAAGCATTTCTTGCGAGATTGTCAAATAGACCTGCATTAGCAGCTTTGAATGggttgatttcttcatttccCGTGATAAAGGTTTTCACATCTAATGCAGTTCCAATTATGGTTTATCGagaacaacaacaaaagaaggaagataagtaa
- a CDS encoding DEHA2F19756p (weakly similar to CA2375|IPF15504 Candida albicans IPF15504): MGRYCQLSGYNLENQFFSSNDSFHNEYHLILCIDGKFIFDTKWTEIPWSQPFRFADKTLVLSRTKQYALRSVPVYLPNVEIGGIFDVSEDGTEPVPVSPLVSVPITDYWVEFRHDGLFAYHIPLLGTPTIIDDSWQAGILVNENYHYNNTVVKKTLESSERINNQLYSRLVDLLIFSKRLSSASFKNSLYKINKLLP; encoded by the coding sequence ATGGGAAGATATTGCCAATTATCTGGttataatttggaaaatcaattcttctcGTCAAATGATTCATTTCATAATGAATATCATCTTATATTATGCATAGATGGGAAGTTTATTTTCGATACAAAATGGACCGAAATTCCCTGGTCCCAACCGTTTAGATTCGCTGATAAGACATTGGTTCTCTCCAGAACAAAGCAGTACGCATTAAGAAGCGTACCTGTCTATTTACCAAACGTTGAAATTGGTGGTATATTCGATGTCAGTGAAGATGGGACAGAACCTGTTCCTGTATCGCCTTTAGTTTCAGTTCCAATAACAGATTATTGGGTTGAGTTTCGCCATGATGGTTTATTCGCTTATCATATCCCATTGTTAGGTACACCAACAATCATTGATGACAGTTGGCAAGCAGGCATCTTGgtgaatgaaaattatcattataacAATACTGTTGTTAAGAAGACTCTTGAGTCAAGTGAGCGGATTAACAATCAGTTATATTCTAGATTggttgatttattaatctTTCTGAAAAGATTATCTAGTGCATCGTTTAAGAActctttatataaaataaacaAACTTTTACCATAG
- a CDS encoding DEHA2F19778p (some similarities with uniprot|P32338 Saccharomyces cerevisiae YGR044C RME1 mediates cell type control of sporulation) has protein sequence MSSFIQGFMESDELDNTGLRELNFDIEPENVGYYNSFGDIYKTGYGGIEERIHASISGNVAGNIESSSGNVVACGNISGTVDMMNYGSIGAPGDIHGIARGVDHHQSYGVEYGFKYGLGYPQGAYGQTYMETYDDYGQEYSHYSVPVKQGQQQMQGMMLDKHHDSDRDVEYDSGSRRSSNAMYSQNTDGTSSDLSDTVSETETKSSTPESFSATIKQYELHEPKSRSIRVSLVQQLELNHDHLILNDNHLVICTHCNQRFDSILQLGHHFDKYKVVTPHKCPFDSCPYFLIGFARKAELRRHCLTKHFEKGKLTQSINQNIKQVLNNLIYSCKIDNCGKNFYRKDSLQRHLKLVHENENSKFNKKRKKNQLQKPAVSCHRHAHVAQK, from the coding sequence ATGTCTTCGTTTATCCAAGGGTTTATGGAAAGTGACGAACTAGACAATACTGGCTTGAGAGAGCTAAATTTTGATATCGAGCCCGAAAATGTTGGCTACTATAACTCGTTTGGTGACATATACAAGACCGGATATGGAGGGATAGAGGAACGTATTCACGCTAGTATTAGTGGAAATGTTGCTGGTAATATCGAAAGTAGTTCGGGAAATGTTGTTGCATGCGGAAACATTAGTGGGACGGTTgatatgatgaattatgGAAGCATAGGTGCCCCGGGAGACATCCATGGCATAGCGCGTGGTGTGGACCACCACCAGTCGTATGGAGTCGAATATGGGTTTAAATATGGTTTGGGATACCCACAGGGAGCATACGGACAGACTTATATGGAGACATATGATGATTACGGGCAGGAGTATAGCCATTATCTGGTTCCGGTGAAGCAGGGACAACAGCAGATGCAGGGAATGATGCTTGATAAACACCATGACAGCGACCGGGACGTGGAATATGATTCTGGGAGCAGACGTTCAAGTAATGCGATGTACTCTCAAAATACTGACGGTACATCGTCCGATCTCAGCGACACAGTGAGTGAGACAGAAACAAAGCTGTCAACACCCGAATCGTTTTCTGCTACAATAAAGCAGTACGAACTACATGAACCGAAGCTGCGCTCAATACGGGTCCTGTTAGTACAGCAGTTGGAACTAAACCACGACCACTTGATCTTAAACGATAACCACCTTGTTATTTGCACCCATTGTAACCAGCGCTTTGACAGCATATTGCAATTGGGCCATCATTTTGACAAATACAAAGTGGTCACCCCTCATAAATGCCCCTTTGATTCGTGTCCTTACTTCTTAATAGGGTTTGCTCGCAAGGCGGAGTTGAGACGTCACTGTCTCACCAaacattttgaaaaaggaaAGTTGACGCAATCGATAAATCAGAATATCAAGCAGGTCTTGAACAATTTGATATACTCTTGCAAAATCGATAATTGTGGTAAGAATTTTTACCGCAAGGACTCATTACAAAGACACTTGAAGTTGGTTCATGAAAATGAGAATAGTAAGTTCAAtaagaaaaggaagaaaaacCAGTTGCAAAAGCCGGCGGTCAGTTGTCACAGACATGCGCATGTTGCACAGAAGTAA
- a CDS encoding DEHA2F19800p (weakly similar to uniprot|Q03776 Saccharomyces cerevisiae YDR235W PRP42 U1 snRNP protein involved in splicing) has translation MNKLVKEFENPTWSDISTQLLKNPYNLKLWEKLVEAAESNNGNRINKISSRQEVDLLRASYENLLNKYPLLVNYWIRYAEWEFKLGNTQIANEIYEKSLLNLSYSIELWISYLNFKIKTIDSDVKKVLSVFESARSKIGYHFHSHEFYSLYLSFLQNYANDHNGFKLKYYVLLRIIIEIPIYHYGIFFKKLFTAINEKNLTMEVVGYLVPEKELPQFTNIKDMKTVSLKLKKIFTDVLITTQYKVFQVFYFEKKITRPYYDVSYLSNQEITNWNNYLNFIELNYPLDYVILSYERCVLTAANYSRFWIRYANFFINSMNYTIAKEILHRGLNFDNSYKLLIKLVDLELFTGDYLKARDLILSHVKANKLIPIKVYEKMISIERLMNPTDDEYLVNLVSEIIKQTNNAWFFKVILSYSLSSQVTLQLFESFESSFKSSFIYWSSWLFFNKKIDADNAAILAKSLQFLNDDDKLKINKINNYKKIASPRFDEEYDTLLDSFA, from the coding sequence ATGAACAAATTAGTCAAGGAATTCGAGAATCCAACGTGGTCCGATATTTCTACGCAACTTCTCAAGAATCCTTATAATTTAAAACTTTGGGAGAAGCTTGTCGAGGCAGCAGAAAGTAATAATGGAAACCGAATAAATAAGATTAGCTCTCGGCAAGAAGTCGATTTACTTCGTGCATCATATGAGAACTTACTCAATAAATACCCGCTATTAGTTAATTATTGGATAAGATATGCTGAATGGGAATTCAAATTAGGAAATACTCAAATAGCGAATGAAATTTATGAGAAGAGCTTGTTAAATTTATCGTACTCGATTGAGTTATGGATCAGTTACTTGAATTTTAAAATAAAGACCATTGATTCGGACGTGAAAAAAGTGCTCAGTGTGTTTGAGTCAGCTAGAAGTAAGATTGGATACCACTTTCATTCGCATGAATTCTATAGTTTATATTTGTCGTTTTTGCAGAATTATGCAAACGATCACAATGGATTCAAGTTGAAGTATTATGTATTGTTACGtataattattgaaatccCAATTTACCATTATggtatatttttcaaaaaactATTCACTGctattaatgaaaagaatttgacCATGGAAGTGGTAGGTTACTTAGTACctgaaaaagaattgcCCCAGTTTACAAATATAAAAGATATGAAAACCgtttcattgaaattaaaaaagatATTCACCGATGTCCTTATTACTACCCAGTATAAAGTTTTCCaagtattttattttgagAAAAAAATCACCAGACCCTATTATGATGTTTCATATTTGTCAAACCAGGAGATAACTAACTGGAACAATTACTTAAACttcattgaattgaattacCCTTTAGACTATGTTATTCTAAGTTACGAAAGATGTGTACTAACTGCTGCTAACTATTCCAGATTTTGGATTAGGTACgctaatttcttcataaaCTCAATGAACTATACGATAGcaaaagaaatattacaTAGAGGTTTAAACTTTGATAATAGTTATAAGCTTCTTATCAAATTAGTCGATTTAGAACTTTTTACAGGAGATTATTTAAAAGCAAGAGATCTAATACTATCGCATGTTAAAGCAAACAAGCTCATTCCAATCAAAGTGTACGAGAAGATGATTAGTATCGAAAGATTAATGAATCCAacagatgatgaatatttggTTAATTTAGTTTCAGAGATAATCAAGCAAACTAATAATGCATGGTTTTTTAAAGTGATTTTAAGTTACCTGTTATCTAGTCAAGTTACTTTGCAATTATTCGAAAGTTTTGAAAGTTCTTTTAAAAGTTCTTTCATATATTGGTCTTCGTGGctattcttcaataaaaaaattgatgcTGATAATGCTGCAATTCTTGCTAAAAGCTTACAATTTTTGaacgatgatgataaattaaaaataaataaaataaataattacaAGAAAATTGCGTCACCGAGATTTGACGAGGAGTATGATACACTTTTGGATTCATTTGCATAA
- a CDS encoding DEHA2F19822p (some similarities with uniprot|Q12424 Saccharomyces cerevisiae YDL206W), whose protein sequence is MKYWYISVPLCLLFAYSLYGHAGALASDETTCDLIDHTNYCQYIGKNCNTEYFSIASKYYCSKYYPSYILRLSTSLLILVGLSLLLISLSLLVSNYLFPNLNDIAQLLSINDQILSSILIPSTNAFGDFINYYVALNANSVDLVLGQLLGSLLIIVTVIIGLISIVRPFRINHAKWVLTDFAWILVVLTLLSYILSDGVITMHECIIMIGFYFCYVAYLLRAEKEIECTEDECHSLYSTESIKSINHALNIDDALDILSNAEVIRSPSPMLHIDEELETSYESESWFLNVSKHIVNCINFIFTLFIPVSSSPYYDSRLFQIWHFCIISYVMNMQFFNLTLVDLVPIILVGILITEFIKPILNRLPKIYQCIINVVGITMSLIIMSQISKEVLKVFKNLGIILRISDYLLGLIVFSASNSINDIVTNITISTAINPMFGLNSCLGTPMLIILLGIGVNGLILNLNHHSLVFELKTNLVVSLLGLIATIVFYLVYIPLNNWKLDKRLGIIVIGWWLVVTIINFSLG, encoded by the coding sequence ATGAAGTACTGGTACATAAGTGTGCCCTTATGTCTCCTATTTGCGTATAGTCTCTACGGACATGCAGGTGCCTTGGCATCCGATGAAACTACTTGCGATCTAATTGATCATACAAATTATTGTCAGTATATTGGCAAAAATTGTAATACTGAATATTTTAGTATAGCAAGCAAATATTACTGTTCAAAATATTACCCTTCATATATTCTACGGTTATCTACGTCATTATTGATACTTGTTGGGCTACTGTTGcttttaatatcattaagTCTATTGGTATCTAACTATTTGTTCCCAAATCTAAACGATATAGCACAGCTTTTGCTGATTAATGATCAGATTTTAAGTTCTATATTAATACCGTCTACTAATGCATTTGGagattttattaattactATGTTGCTTTAAATGCAAATTCCGTTGATTTAGTCTTGGGACAGCTACTTGGGTCTCTATTGATTATCGTTACCGTAATAATTGGCCTTATTAGTATAGTACGTCCATTCAGAATAAATCATGCTAAATGGGTCTTAACTGATTTTGCTTGGATATTGGTGGTTCTCACGCTTCTTCTGTACATTTTGTCTGATGGCGTCATAACCATGCACGAATGTATCATTATGATTGGATTTTATTTCTGCTATGTTGCATATCTATTACGGGCTGAGAAGGAAATAGAGTGCACTGAGGATGAATGTCATTCATTATATTCGACTGAATCGATAAAATCCATAAATCATGCACTAAACATAGATGATGCTCTTGATATCTTATCCAATGCTGAAGTCATACGGTCACCATCACCCATGCTTCATATTGATGAGGAACTCGAGACATCGTATGAATCTGAGAGCTGGTTTCTCAATGTTCTGAAACATATAGTGAATTGcatcaattttatattcaCATTATTCATACCGGTCTCTTCATCGCCATACTACGATTCAagattatttcaaatttggcATTTTTGTATAATATCGTATGTAATGAACatgcaatttttcaaccttACTCTTGTTGATTTGGTTCCAATCATTTTAGTGGGAATATTAATAACGGAATTTATCAAGCCAATTTTGAATAGGCTTCCAAAGATCTATCAATGTATCATTAACGTTGTGGGAATTACTATGTCTTTAATAATCATGTCACAAATATCAAAGGAAGTTTTAAAAgtcttcaagaatttaGGAATTATTCTAAGAATATCGGATTACTTGCTTGGATTAATCGTTTTTTCCGCAAGTAATTCGATCAACGATATTGTCACCAATATAACGATTTCCACAGCGATAAACCCAATGTTCGGCCTCAATTCGTGTTTGGGTACTCCGATgttaattatattactAGGAATTGGAGTAAATGGGTTAATTCTTAATTTGAACCATCATTCATTagtttttgaattaaaaaCAAATTTGGTTGTCAGTCTTTTAGGATTAATTGCGACAATCGTATTCTATTTGGTTTACATTCCATTGAATAATTGGAAGCTCGATAAAAGATTAGGAATTATCGTTATTGGCTGGTGGTTAGTTGTAACAATAATTAACTTTTCTCTTGGATAA
- a CDS encoding DEHA2F19910p (similar to uniprot|Q03778 Saccharomyces cerevisiae YDR236C FMN1 Riboflavin kinase phosphorylates riboflavin to form riboflavin monophosphate (FMN)), which translates to MTRPETHVPDTLPAPFPIHGTSNIISGFGRGSSELGIPTANIPISIALHSLPTGIYYGWCKVIPNDKADISEHTRDDGQPIMFNNGTNLEKEELGIFPMVMSIGWNPFYHNKEKAAEVHIIHKFGDNFYGALIKYNVLGYIRPELNYTTKGT; encoded by the coding sequence ATGACGAGACCTGAAACTCACGTTCCCGACACCCTACCTGCTCCATTTCCAATACATGGTACTTCCAACATCATCAGTGGTTTTGGAAGAGGATCATCAGAATTGGGTATTCCAACAGCAAATATCCCCATTAGCATAGCATTACATAGCTTACCAACAGGTATCTACTATGGATGGTGTAAAGTGATACCAAATGACAAAGCGGACATATCAGAACACACCCGAGACGATGGTCAACCAATCATGTTCAATAATGGTACCAATTTggagaaagaagaattaggCATTTTTCCTATGGTTATGTCTATTGGATGGAATCCATTTTATCACAATAAAGAGAAAGCTGCTGAGGTACATATAATTCACAAGTTTGGTGATAATTTTTATGGGgcattaataaaatataatgtGTTGGGGTATATCAGACCAGAATTAAATTATACGACAAAGGGTACGTAA
- a CDS encoding DEHA2F19932p (similar to uniprot|P15019 Saccharomyces cerevisiae YLR354C TAL1 Transaldolase) — protein sequence MANALEQLKSTGTVIVTDTGEFESIAKYTPQDATTNPSLILAASKKAEYAKLIDIAIDYAQDKGSNPKEKASIALDRLLVEFGKEILKIVPGRVSTEVDARLSFNKDATIKKAIEIIKLYESVGISKDRILIKIASTWEGIQAARELESKHGIHCNLTLLFSFVQAVACAEAKVTLISPFVGRILDWFKASTGKEYDGETDPGVISVRKIFNYYKKYGYDTIVMGASFRNTGEIKALAGCDFLTIAPKLLEELYNSNEDVPKKLDSSSANATDEEKVSYIDNEAEFRYLFNEDAMATEKLSEGIRNFAKDCVTLLDQLEARFK from the coding sequence atGGCTAACGCATTAGAACAATTAAAGTCTACCGGTACTGTTATTGTCACCGATACTggtgaatttgaatcaattgcCAAATACACCCCACAAGATGCTACCACCAATCCATCGTTGATTTTGGCGGCTTCTAAGAAGGCTGAATACGCCAAGTTGATTGACATTGCCATTGACTACGCTCAAGATAAGGGATCCAATCCTAAGGAAAAAGCTTCAATTGCTTTAGATCGTTTGTTGGTTGAATTCGGTAAGGAAATCTTGAAGATTGTCCCTGGTAGAGTTTCTACCGAAGTTGACGCCAGATTGTCTTTCAACAAGGACGCTACCATCAAGAAGGCcattgaaatcatcaagTTATACGAATCCGTTGGTATTTCTAAGGACAGAATCTTGATCAAGATTGCTTCCACGTGGGAAGGTATCCAAGCTGCTAGAGAATTAGAATCCAAGCACGGAATTCACTGTAACTTGACTTTATTATTCTCTTTCGTGCAAGCTGTTGCTTGTGCTGAAGCCAAGGTTACCTTGATCTCTCCATTCGTCGGTAGAATCTTAGACTGGTTCAAGGCTTCCACTGGTAAGGAATACGATGGTGAAACCGACCCAGGTGTGATCTCTGTCAGAAAGATTTTCAACTACTACAAGAAATACGGTTACGACACCATTGTCATGGGTGCTTCTTTCAGAAACACTGGTGAAATTAAGGCTTTAGCGGGTTGTGATTTCTTGACAATCGCTCCAAAgttattagaagaattgtACAACTCTAATGAAGATGTtccaaagaaattggaCTCTTCTTCTGCTAATGCcactgatgaagaaaaagtcTCTTACATCGATAACGAAGCAGAATTCAGATActtatttaatgaagatgcTATGGCTACCGAAAAATTATCAGAAGGTATCAGAAACTTCGCTAAGGATTGTGTCACCTTATTGGATCAATTGGAAGCaagattcaaataa
- a CDS encoding DEHA2F19954p (similar to CA2581|IPF9450 Candida albicans IPF9450): MIKRLLIKASNSYDNNYQVVPVNTCKPIDIESDIGVFSLIVNVRNFDGCNEHRPNSTYNVGDEKYLDGSEVDAPSKGDPSYKANLRLEVSFKPKRQIKGSELLFGNDFTVPIKSYVPTSILSTGLKFFTYFINKTIKGEIYGDKPYLYGLALNSFTYMSLNHEKKEGATSETKESEKGVSGTSTGDNDKNENLNSNEDNTLKIPSEPTQRKRFFNNVNHCESFVFNDTTNYVLQFDTSYLKMADSKYSVSIPTFGNRSFDIDVSNYANDELNNFNWVIKQGGYDGVGCGTLGLVVNFALVNED, translated from the coding sequence ATGATCAAGAGATTGCTTATTAAGGCTTCAAACAGCTACgataataattatcaaGTGGTTCCGGTCAACACGTGCAAGCCCATCGACATCGAGTCAGATATCGGGGTATTCAGCTTGATAGTAAATGTGAGGAATTTCGATGGATGCAATGAACACCGTCCGAATAGCACGTACAATGTTGGGGACGAAAAGTACTTGGATGGCAGTGAAGTGGATGCACCATCCAAAGGAGATCCTTCATACAAGGCCAATTTGCGGTTGGAGGTAAGCTTCAAGCCCAAACGACAGATCAAAGGGTCCGAATTGCTTTTTGGTAATGACTTCACTGTTCCCATCAAGTCATACGTGCCCACAAGCATTTTGTCTACGGGATTGAAATTCTTTACctattttatcaacaaaacTATCAAGGGAGAGATCTACGGCGATAAGCCATATCTCTATGGGCTTGCATTGAACAGCTTTACATACATGTCACTCAACCatgaaaagaaggaagGGGCTACTCTGGAAACTAAGGAATCCGAGAAGGGAGTATCAGGCACTTCCACGGGGGACAATGATAAGAATGAGAATCTTAACTCAAATGAAGACAATACTTTAAAGATTCCGTCCGAACCGACACAGAGAAAACGCTTTTTCAACAACGTCAATCACTGTGAGAGTTTTGTGTTCAACGATACCACAAACTATGTGTTACAATTCGATACGTCGTATCTTAAAATGGCCGATTCTAAGTACTCGGTTTCAATTCCAACATTTGGCAATAGGTCCTTCGATATAGACGTTTCGAACTACGCTAACGATGAACTCAACAATTTTAACTGGGTCATTAAACAGGGAGGCTACGACGGTGTAGGCTGCGGTACTTTAGGATTAGTGGTCAACTTTGCTTTGGTCAATGAAGACTAG